The nucleotide sequence CCAGCGACTCACGGATGGCCGCGTCGTCGTCCGCGATCATGATCCGCACGCCGGCCCGCCCCCTTCCAGTCGATGCTTTTGCCGCTCATGGTCCCCGATCAACCTGAGGCCAGGATTAGCGCGTCGCTGGGGACCGCGCTCGTAGAGCCTGTCCGGTAACTGGGTGGGTGTCGGTGTGGCGGGTTGGTCATGGGTGGGTTTTGAGGTAAGAGCGCGGGTAACCACACCTGTTGCTCTCATCCTCAGGCCCAATATGACGTTGTACCTGGTCGCCGGCGCTGGCGCACCTATCGACGCACCCGAAGCCGCGGTATCGCCGCGTTCCCGCGGGCGCATTACGTCGTGACGTCACGGCCGGCGGCAGCGCCGTCCTTCCATGACCGTTGCAGCCCGGAGTCAGAGTTGGTTCCTGGCCGGGTGTTCCCGTCACGCCGCCGCGCTGTCGGTGTGCGCGGCGTGGTCGCGTTCTCCGACCCGGTGCCCCGCCGCCGACACGGCATGGTGTTCATGCCGGGTCATGTGGCCTGGTGCCATCACGGGCACAATGCGATCTACCCGGGAGGCGGCACCGCACGGCGATTACCCGGTTGCGCCGAATCCGGGAGCTCACCGGGATCGATCCGGGCACGGTGCACGGCATCCGGGTGCTCAGCACCGTTGTGTCGCGGGCCATCGCAGGCTGGTAACCCACAGGCGAGGCGGGCAACCGAGACATCCCGGTTGCCCGCCGAATCAGGTGACTAGCCCAGGAGCCCGTCGCCGACGACGCCGAAACACCGGCCCGCCGGGGTAAGGACCTGCACGGTCAACGTAGCCGTCGCAGCCACAGGATTCCCGATGGTAACCAAATCCGAGGTTTCGAATTCAGCAAGGTTCGGAAAACCCACGTCGCCGAAGAGGCCGGCCGTGAAGGTCGGGGCGTTTACGTACACACCTTGCAGGTTGTGTGAGCGCACCGGTCCCAGGATGCTCTTGTAGCCGAAGGTGATCCTCATGTCGATGCCGGGGCTAACGAGTTCCAGCTCGAGGTGGATCGAGCCGCAGTTGCCTGTCACAGTGGCGTTCGTGGTCGGTCCGCCTTTGCCCGGCAGGGAAAGCGGTGCGACGATGGTTGTGGTTTTCCCCACCGGGCTGGGCGCCGCGGCCTGCGCCGGACCCGCGCCGATCATCAAACCGAGCATGGTGAACAGCATCAATAGGGCCGTCACACCGGGTCGGGTGAGGCGGGTCGACCGAATGGGTTTGTGAGTCATGACATTTCTCCCCTATGAGAGCCTGGTAAATAGCCGGGTTCGGAGCCGACGGCTGGTGCTGGCCAACCCGGATTTCGCGCCCTGTCCACGCGTGGTGCCCGCCGTCCCGGCAGCCTGCGCAAACCGCTGGAGGAATCTGATCGTGAGGGCTCCCTTCACGAGCCGGTCGCGAACCCTCGATCGGGCTCGTCAGCAACCTGCCGGAAGGCTCGCACCGAGGTGCAGCGGATCTGTTGTGGAAGGGTTGTGGCACCTGCGTAGGCCCTCGAGGCGTTGATGCGCTGAAGCCTTTTGCAGGACTTGCCGCTACGCCCTGTAGCGCGCGCCGGAACCGACGCGGCGGCGACATCCGTGCCTCACCCGACAACCCTGTCCATCGATGCCAGTGAGAGCGACCACGTCGTCCGGTGGCAAGTCGACTCGCACCACAGGCGCGTCGTACGGCCCGAGGTTCTGGGATCTGTACCGGGCAGGACCTCAGCTTTGTCAGTCGGACGACTGGTCGAAGCCTCGTCGCCGCTGGCGGCGATCGTAGGAGCGGACCGCAAACCTCGTCCGACGGCAGGCAGGCACGTGGTGTGGCTCGATACGAGCGAAACGCACTATCGTGCCGCCGAGCGTGAGCGTGTCGGCGTGGGCAGCGGGCCTGGAGTCGTCGGCGCCCTTCGCCGGTGCGCCCGAGGAGCGGTTGGACCCGGCATGACCGATGATGGGGTCATGTCGTTGCCGGGGTTGGACCCTGAGGAGTATCCGCCGATCGATCCCGGCGAGCCCGTGCCGGACGATGCCGGCGAGTTGTTGCCGGATACGCCGGACGAGCTGCCGGCCGCCCCGGTCGAGCCGCTGCCGGATGACGGCGAGGAGGGCGGCGTACGGGAACCTGCGTAGCGCAGGCGTGGCGGTCGTGCGCAGCCATCCGAACGGTGTCAAATGATCATGTCGATGGGCGCGGTTCGGGTGGACCGTCTGCGGGCTGGGGTCCTTCCAGCCTTCTGGCGATCTGTTCGATGGCGATGAGATCGTCCGCTGTAAGTCGGTCGATGAAGTGGTGCCGAACCGACGCGACGTGAGCGGGTGCGGCGTTGTCGAGTACCTCCAGGCCCTGATCGGTGAGTGCGAGCAGGCAACCCCTGCCGTCGGTCGGGTCGGGTGCGCGCCGCAGGAGACCGCGCGCTTCCATCCGTGTGGCGTGGCGGGACAGCCGGCTGCGCGACCAGCCCATTTTGTCGGCCTGTTCCCCCAGGGTGCTGGTGTGGTCGGGCCGCTCCGACAGCGTGCTGAGTACCTCGTAGTCGGGCGGGGAGAGGCCGACCGCGGCCAGATCGTGCGCCGTGCCGCTCTGGACGGTGACCATCACCCGCAGAAACGCCCGCCACGCCCGCTCCTCGTCGGGGTTCAACCAGCGCACGGTACCGGCGGGAGGTTTCGTTGACATGTAAATAACCTAGCACCTAGACTCGTTTCCATGTCAACAAAACCTGTTCGTGTCCTGGTGCTGGCGTGCACCACCCGTCCCGGCGCCCTCGGCCCCGCGGTGGCACGGTGGCTGATCGATACCATCGCCCCTCGTGCCGCGGAGCTCGGCGTCGAGCTCGTGCCGGTGGCCCTCGGCGACCTGGACCTGCCGTTCCTGGACGAGGAGGAGCATCCTTCGTCCGGTGTCTACCGGCACGAACACACCCGTCGGTGGAGCGCGATCGTCGAGGCCGCCGACGGGTTCGTCGCGGTCACCCCGGAGTACAACTACGGGATGCCAGCGGTCCTGAAGAACGCGCTGGACTACCTCAGCCGCGAATGGGCGTGGAAGCCGATCGGCTTCGTCAGCTACGGCAACACATCGGCGGGCACCCGATCGGTCCAGCACGCCAAGCAGGTGGTGACGACGCTGCGTCTGGTCCCACTGGGCGCCACGGTCGCGATCCGCATCGCCGACGCTGTGGAGCACGGGCGGCTGCGGCCCGACCCGGCCCGTGACGCAGCCGGTGTCGGCCTGCTGGACGAACTGGTTCGCCTCTGCCACGCCCTACGGCCGATGCGTGAACGCGTACGGGCCGGGA is from Phytohabitans houttuyneae and encodes:
- a CDS encoding MarR family winged helix-turn-helix transcriptional regulator, whose product is MSTKPPAGTVRWLNPDEERAWRAFLRVMVTVQSGTAHDLAAVGLSPPDYEVLSTLSERPDHTSTLGEQADKMGWSRSRLSRHATRMEARGLLRRAPDPTDGRGCLLALTDQGLEVLDNAAPAHVASVRHHFIDRLTADDLIAIEQIARRLEGPQPADGPPEPRPST